A single genomic interval of Lathyrus oleraceus cultivar Zhongwan6 chromosome 7, CAAS_Psat_ZW6_1.0, whole genome shotgun sequence harbors:
- the LOC127105990 gene encoding uncharacterized protein LOC127105990: MNGVKQRLLHTLRVDVPTESLKRKALELEKKRKMRNSKTKDQFIVPVPESLSYLDTATMPMIVVAVGVAIFAKLLMMYDESRSQELLERKIKNSPEGQGSVRMLSREEWEKIRELPPRTPFESKFSRPNSRIRTGEPLRLEDLKDWTIDAFMDGVARAEEYGKRRNTK; the protein is encoded by the exons ATGAACGGAGTAAAACAAAGATTGCTACACACCCTGCGTGTCGATGTCCCAACCGAATCACTGAAGAGAAAGGCATTGGAATTGGAGAAGAAAAGGAAGATGAGGAATTCCAAAACCAAGGACCAGTTCATCGTTCCGGTACCCGAATCCTTATCCTACCTCGATACCGCCACCATGCCCATGATCGTCGTTGCCGTTGGCGTTGCAATATTCGCCAAACTCCTCATGATG TATGATGAATCTAGATCTCAAGAGCTGTTGGAACGCAAGATAAAGAATTCTCCAGAGGGTCAAGGCTCTGTGAGAATGCTCAGCCGTGAGGAGTGGGAGAAGATTCGGGAACTCCCGCCCAGAACTCCATTTGAATCCAAGTTTTCCCGTCCTAATTCCAGAATCAGAACTGGAGAACCATTGCGTCTG GAGGACTTAAAGGATTGGACAATCGATGCTTTTATGGATGGTGTTGCAAGAGCTGAAGAGTACGGTAAACGCCGTAATACTAAGTAA
- the LOC127103101 gene encoding uncharacterized protein LOC127103101, producing the protein MVHPNVFSKEVVSANVQGVVVKAVDVGNQFKSKQEFESRDQMLQWIRTEASKLGFGVVTGRFDNGSDKRCVFVTMTRERSRKYRTPLRNFKRDDTGSRKCECPFKVHGYMLTNKNWRFNVICGLHNHDLCEKLIGHPSVRWLMPKEKECFADMTLNLVQPKNMLATLKRKRSRIISNIKQVHNILYLTSKVLMGDKTEMQQLLKLLYDYSYVSR; encoded by the coding sequence atggtgcacccCAATGTTTTCTCAAAAGAAGTTGTTTCTGCGAATGTCCaaggtgttgttgtgaaagcgGTAGATGTTGGCAACCAATTTAAAAGCAAGCAAGAATTTGAATCTCGTGATCAAATGCTTCAATGGATTCGTACGGAGGCCTCTAAACTTGGATTTGGTGTGGTTACTGGAAGGTTTGATAATGGTTCGGATAAAAGATGCGTTTTTGTGACAATGACACGCGAAAGAAGCAGGAAATACAGAACTCCTCTCCGAAATTTTAAAAGAGACGACACTGGTTCTAGAAAATGTGAGTGTCCGTTCAAGGTGCATGGTTACATGTTGACAAACAAAAACTGGAGATTTAATGTGATATGTGGTTTGCATAACCATGATTTGTGTGAAAAATTAATCGGTCATCCTAGTGTGCGTTGGCTCATGCCGAAAGAGAAGGAATGTTTTGCTGACATGACCTTGAATCTGGTTCAACCAAAAAATATGCTTGCAACATTGAAACGAAAACGATCTAGAATTATATCAAATATCAAGCAAGTGCATAATATTTTGTACCTAACTAGCAAGGTGCTTATGGGGGATAAAACTGAGATGCAACAACTCTTGAAACTGTTGTATGATTACAGTTACGTGTCTAGGTAG